The following is a genomic window from Amaranthus tricolor cultivar Red isolate AtriRed21 chromosome 10, ASM2621246v1, whole genome shotgun sequence.
CCAATTACCAAAATCCCGATGAGTGTAGCAAATTCATATAGACAGAGAGAGTACATAATTAAAGAAAACCAAGAATAGCTAACCTCTTTAATGAATGGGTTGGCTGGAGCAATGTAACGGTTACCCTGACTGTTGATAGTTGGGTTATCACTTCCTCCTATCACATAAATCTCCCAATACCTAAAATCATTGTTCACCACATGTACATACCCTCTTCTGCACCGAGGCATTCTCTGTACTACTCCCTCATCAAATACATTGAATGCCAATGTCACCTGtttttttccacaaacataCATTCACTCTTAATAAATAGAAGTACATACTAGCAAATATAAAACTGACCCATTTGTTAACTTAAATACAAGGGTGAATAGGGGCGGAGCAAAAACTCGCACATAGTTTTGAGGAGCGAatcgttaaaaaaaaaattcaaatctgAGGCCTAAAATCAAGTAATTAAACTAAACGAATATAAACTAGTATTTGAGGTCCTTTAATTTTAAAGGTCAGAATCACCCCTAAAGGTGAAGATAAGAGGTGACCACTTTGATTAATGAACTCCACTTATCCAAACCATAATACCATTTGACTAAACATAAGAGCTGATCATGGGCCAGATCAAACATTTGTCAAGAGAAGGGACCCAATGCCTTTCCATACATTGTAAAATTGAGCTATGCAGAATTGGGTTTTTCAAGCTCAGATCATTATACCAGAAAACACCTCAAGCTCAGCCATTAACACAAATTATGAATACTGCAATAAGTTTGATTTTAGTGTAAATTTTACCTGCATACCACCATCCAATACATCTCCATCACTGTTTCCTAACAGCATTACATCATTATGATGGGAAAAATGACTATTAGAGATTGTAATCGCAGTAGACCCCACAGTAGCATCAATTAACCCATCAGTACAAGAAGATAAAGAGCAATGATCAATCCAAATATTACTCGACCCAAAAATGGTCATCCCGTCACCATCTGATCTCGATCGATACCCTACATGGGTGGGGCTGGACCGTATAAGCGCATTACCCGCAGGATAACAATTATGGATATGAATATTGTGGATAATCACATTTGAAACATACTGTAATGTGATACAACCACCACCGGTAATATGAACATTTGCTCCCCTGCCATCAATGGTCTTATAACTACTAACAATGAGCTCATATCTGAGCTTAATTGTCATATCCCCTGAAAAAATAATCCACAGGGGCTCATCTTGGAGTACACCATAGCGGAGTGTACCTGGTTTAGGGTTAACTGGGTCAGAATCGGACGAGTCAGTGACTACATAGATCTGACCCCCCTTACCACCCATTGCAGCTTTGCCAAACCCAATGCTGCAATCAGCTAACCGTTGGCGGTTGGATGCCCAATGCGGGTCACACCGCCAACAGTCATCTATTGGGTTACCACTTGAGCAAGATTGGGTTGTTTCCAGCATTTGTCTCCTACTGAGAGATACATTCACCATCCTGAAACAAAAATCTGCATGTCAATATAATCCCAGAATAAAAGTTCGAAATCAACAATTTCTAAGGAATGGGTCAAATTACTATAAAATTGATCCCAAATACCCAATAACTGAATTGTAAAATACGGGAggaattcaacaaaatattgaGCAAAAAATTATACCAACAATAACAAGCACTAAAATGCACACTAACTGTTTGATAAAATGCTTGAGTGAAATTTGTCTGTTCATAATTGGATGTCTTGATACAAGAAAATGCAAGCAATACTGAACCAATTGAGACAGAAACATGAATATAGACTTGCAATCATTAGTAAGAAAACTGAAATGTGATTTGTGGGTAATGGGGTAAAGCCATTAAGTAATATACCTAAGAACATCATGAACAACAGCTTCAGGGTCAGGATGTTGATGAGGGAGTATAATGTTAGAAGTGGCTAAGGACAGGGGAGGAGAGAGAAGAAGAGAGAGGAAAAGGGAAAGCAAGAACATGTGGTAAAAGGTAAGCATTGTGGAGGGAACTGGGAAGCTTGCAATAATGGCGGACATCTGGATGAGTAAATACATAGTGAGAAAGAAGTATGTAGGTGATGAATGGATGCAGCTTCAGGGGGACTGAAGCTGCTGATTTTGGGGGAGGTGGAGATCTGTCTTTGTATTGTAGACCCTACTATTACCacttgtatattattattattattattattattattattattatttaatactccgtactattcaattttatttttcacgCTTGTCGagtcaatattttaatttttaatatctcaaattattcttaattaaaattataaaaagttgatattaataatccttgtattgagacaaatcaaacaagatcccatatgactatgttttaacttataaattaagagtaaaatacaaattaaaagtgataagtaaatagtgcccaaaaataaataggacaaTTAGGTTGAATAGAagggaatatattttttttttatttttataaatatattttatttcatagaaaaatactttatttggtattattattattattattattattattattattatatactctCCTACATAAGGATACTAGTTGGCAACTAGCTAAGTTGTGCTTATACTAGGTGAAAAGAGTTTTAGTCATACTTTatctattttaaaatacttgttGTATTAtggtaatatttctttaatttattttttttttacgttTATATTAAAATGTGCTCtcatataaaaaatcaaaatgttattaattgattaattgagTAATACAGAGAAGTGGTACTATATTTAGCTAAGTAGAAGAATTAATCAGTCGAGTGGTTGCATGTCTTTAGCCCctaaaaattatattcaagacacaaaaaatcaataataatacaatatatttattaaatgttttacatgaaatatATTTAAGTATAATTTGCTGAAAAATTGGAGTGGATTATAACTCATAGCATTTTTAAAAATGGGTGAGAGTGATTAATGGTAGCTACtcataaatgtttttttttttgcatatctCAATTTGATGATTTTGAGAGTATTTAAAATGTTTAGAATAAAAGGAAATGACATAAATGACATCAACAATGTCAGGGGGCTTGTTGGGTTGTAAGTAGGTTTTGGTTAGTAGATTTTGAGGGAGTTGAGGTTTTCATCttttcaatttaatatttaaggtCATttgaaccaaaaaaaaaaaaaaaaaaaaaaaaaaaaaaaaaaaaaaaaaaaaaaaaaactcccataTCTAATCTAGTTACTTATTCCAAAATTTGATCCattttattgttgttttgatcgtttattgattaattaatataaaaatgcaatttatccatcgaatttataattttaaaaataacattattgtTGATTGTGGAAGTCATGTTCCCAATACCCATGTTTTGAAACAAATTCGTTTGTTCCACAAATATCTCAAATCAAGGCGTACTTTCATAAAAATATGACTTGAGATTTGAGAACATAAAAAATTGAGCAAAGTAGTCAAAGCGTGGAAGGCCGAgtaacttaaaaacaaataactaATTGACTCCAGTCATTAAATCTAAATATCTAATGCCATATTCTATCATTTCATTGTTTTATTAAAGGGTACACATGGTGGGAAAAGAGAgctatataaaaatttaactttaaactttttttttaaattgatcatAAATTGTTGCGAGAAACAGTCTTTCTGAGATATGTATtaaatatatgggctaaataacctaattaatacaaatttttttaaaaaaaataagaatatgagTTTCTTATTTTGAGATCCTCTTTGAGAGatgatctctcacaagaatagctaaaaataatacttattcTCCAAAATTTACAATTGGTTTATGAGGAATTTTGAAAGAGATCCCAGGATATCTATACGGctatactttaaaaatattaatatatatattatatatcttgAAGCCTGAAGCAAAAACTTCAACCATATAAAAATATGAGAATATATCAGTACTATATCACAATAGAAATATTTTAGTACTTATATTATTGGTGTAATTTGCAAGAGTTTGGGGTTGTATTTGTTGCAAATGGAGGGAGTAACAATTGTCATTTGGTGAACAAAAACTTTCCAACATACTTGTGTATTGCAATATGCAATAGATAATTTAGTATTTCTTTGTGAAACCATCTACCGTTCAGTTATCTCTGACCCAAATACAACTCAGAATCTGAAAATCCTGCACTGAGTAGGCAACTCCAGGCCGATATCTCCTCGAATTATGACAATGCTTAGCAACATATAGTAGGCAGATTAAGCGACGAGTTGATGTCAAATCTATTAACCAAACTAACCAAAGCGTAAACGAGTCTACCAGTTATCTCTGATCAAGATTGTAAATAAGATAGACCCGATATTAGAATGATATAACTCTAAAAGATCAGAAACAATATAGTAAAATTGACAGGGCTGGAATAAGTTGGTAAATCGTATAAGAACGTCATTCTCTCCACAACATGATAAACAAAATCATGTTCATTACGAATGACAACCAAAAGAATAAACACTACGcaaaaattgtttttctttacttttaacAAATTTACGAGTACAATTGAACGCCTGGAATACGACGAATCTATGTGAGGAAGCtactaattaataaataaataaatgattaggAAAAATACCGTGTATTTTGTCGAGAAGGGGAAGAAAACAAGAGGGATACGATTGACAGCATCACAACTCAACTCCAAGGATCGTCCCAGCCCTGAGGTGTCTCTCTCGTAACGAAGTCTATTATAGCCTGCACAGCTTCTTCTACTCTATTGGACAAGGAGTGGTTACCGTATTCAATTTCAACTTTCTCTGCTCCACCAAGCGCTTTGCATAATCTGTAAACAGCAAATTCTTACATATGTAGTTACCATTGTTAATTATAGTGAGACCTATTTGAGAACCGTCTGCCATTTGGTTACCAATTGTACGTACCTTTCAACAAGTGCGTTCTTGTCGACATACTCAGGCACATATTCGTCTGCCATTGAATAGATGACCTGCAAAAGCAACCGTGCATCTCATCAGTATGTTTCTGAAGCAGTAAGGCGTTCACAACACAAAGGCCCAACAGATATTGTTGAACGCATCATTTCAACAGCTTGTGCTTCAGTGATTCATTGCATGATTCTAACACGTGAAGCGTTCTTATACCTGGCAAGGTATGCTGGACATGTGACCCAGTCTTGTTCTCAATTGATGTTCATTAAGATCAGAGCTGAACATATCATCGTTACCCATATACGCACAAAGGGAATGAAACCTGCTAACAAATTTCTAGTCAGTAAAGACAACATATCATCATCCAGAGTCTAAACTTTAGAACAAAGGCCATATAGTCCTggccagtgtcacatgatttgccAATCTCCTTGCGAATCACGAATCGTAAAAAGCGAATTATAGTCGGTTTCCATATTCCATAGCGCAATGTGACTCTTGTCAAGAACTGTGGTTTGCAAGGAAAAAACGGTATCATTGTCATTTGTCATGCAAGAAGTTGGCTGCATATTATTGACGTTAAGGATTTGGCATTGTTATGTGTATATTGTCATGCAAGAAGAATCTAGAATAGAAGTAAGGAGGAAGTACTAATTATTTAGCCATTTTTTGCTTGGATAGTGTTGATCAGTGGAAAGGACAAGACAACGTAACTACATGAAGCTTTGAAATAACTAGAAACAATTATTGACACATGATTCGCTTATCTTCTCGCGAATTGCAAACcaaaaaaagtgaattatggtcggttttgggctattcttgggcaaatttgagcAAATCGCAAATTCAtaaagcgaattatgttacactagaCACAATTATTGAAGGAAAGTTGACATAAGTTGGTTTATCtcaaaaacttgtttttaagATACTAATTTTCCTTTGAAGAGGCTAGAGGCCAAAgtttttaaaaaggaaaatctGTGCAATTGATTTTAGGAGCTCGAAAGTATTTTGTTCTGAAAGTTAGCAACTtggtaattaataaaaaaatcgatGATACAACGTCAATAATTCTCGCTGTATAAAATGGATTATCTGACTAAACAAAGAGAAAATGAAATGAGATCATTTACCTATATGCAGTTATAGCAGCATCTGCATTTGCTTCCCTAGGCATTAGATCTGATCCTTTTCCTTCACTAATCATTTTTGATGCTAGATCAATCATTTCCGCGGTTTCAGGAAGTGTTGCTCGGTATTCACGGTCACTAACTGGAGCCTGATAAACAACTTATAGAGTTATAGGGTTTCACAAAGTGTTATTATAATCATATCCGCAATTTCAAGAAGTGTTATTATAATCTTCTTTTAATATGTATTAACTATTAAGTTCCAAAATGTGTCTAGTAGAAGATTTATTTTAAGTATATCTTTtagaaaacctttacaatactATCGCAATATGGTGATCAACCGATAGTTTGCACTACGGGCTCATGTGCCCGGGGCCTCTATGTGTTAACTTACTTTCTCACTTGCAGTGTAATTGacacgtcctcgttggaccttTTTTCTTGTCAAACAAAATTTCTTAAGTATAAATCAAGTAAAATCACCAAATAATCATTTACTAATTATTTCGAATATCCTTATAGGCTCATATAGAACAGATTTTACCTGCAAAATGGCTGCACGGACAACTCTGGAACATGCTGCATTTGTGCGCATATAATGCACTATGTCCTACATGAACATTCTAATAGAACTTTAGCCTATACCAtatcttataaaaatatatacaactaATCAAGCTTACATCTTCTCAAAGAGTGAACTAAAAAAAAGAGGAATATATAGTTGAAAGGAAGGATAGCATAAGAACATACTTGACATCCAGTACTATGACCAAGTAGAACAACACCATTAgaattttctttgttaattaaGTGACTGATTAATTGATCAAGCTCCAGAGCATCCTTCAAataaaaacatgaaaataaGAATTGAACAAACATTAAAAGTCACTAAAATCCATGTCGTGAAAACTGGAAGTTGAATTCTGATTCAACAATAAACATACCTATTCCACATTGCAAAGACAGACCTATCCGATCATATTGGTCAAAACCTCAATAGAACCTGGTCTGTTTAGCATAAAGCAAAATGTTGGTTTAACTGGTCAAACCCATTCCTGTTTTGTATTTTCGAACTCCTGATGAAGTCTCCAGTATTCTAGTATCACGGGCTAACAAGTCAATGGGAGAGGGGGAGTTTTTTGATCCTATGAGCAGGCTATTTACTTGTAATTTGTTAGTTGAGAAAATGAGAGGAGATATTGTGATAAAACCCTGACCTCATGAGTCAATGACGCAATGGAGACTACCCGCAGGTGGAACTACTAATAGGAGGAAGTAAAAGGAAGACATCAGTCAATCCTCTTTAGACAAGCACATGATGTTTGTCGAGTCTATGCACGTATTATATAAAAAGATCTCTATGTTTAGTTAGAAGGAAATATCACTATCACCTTAAGCTTGAATCCGTATAGAAATTAGTATGTAAGATAAATTTTACGTAACTACCCTCATTCAAAACCCATTCATGGGAAACATTTTAAAATCTGATATGCAAAACATGAGCTGGTGCAGATTATAATGGAAGGAGCAAGACAAAGGGAAAGAGAAACCTGATGCTATTGCATCATTCACATTTTCCTATAAAATAGTTGAATGCATCATAAGGATGTTGCAACAAAGGTTTACTTTGAACACCCTCTTCTCAAACTTAATTGATAAAAGACCAAGCAAAAAGTCCATCCCTAAAGACTGAACTATGGATGGGCAAGTTGaagttcaacaaaataaaataagcacATACTTGCTCAAGACTTGAAGTGCCATATGCTTTGTAAGACGACGAAAGTAGTACTTGAACTAATGACCATTTTTCATGATCCAAAGCTATCGCCAAAGGCTCTAAGTACCTGCGTCGTATAAAAACATGATGTCATTGTATTGATTAACAGAATCGTTAATGATTTCAACTTCCATCATATAGCTAAGATACAACAGAAATGATACTTCCATATTCCATGCTATTAATCATCAATCATAACACAACTCCTCTCCAATCTACCAGCACCGCATCTCAAGAAAAACAGacaaaaaaacaataatcagaATTCATTTATATCCAAATTAGTTGTATCTCAAATGCATCACACCAAAAGACCTACACCCCCACCCGCACTCTCACTATCACCCTCTCCCTCTCTCATTTTCCTCAAACTCCATAATTACTCCCACTCCTTACGAACTAGGGATCTACTCAAAAATTACCACTATGGAAGAAGCAACACCCTAATTAAGAACAACCAGCCATTAGCCCCACCAGTCACGTGACCCTCCTACCCCACCCAAACTTGCACCACCCATTGCAGCCTCATCCTTATCCTTAAGCCCCAGACTAATGGACCACGTTCACCCATTGGTGCACAAAACCAGCCACTAACACATAAAACTACCAATACAACCTAGCAATCACCATGTTATAGAATAAACAAAAGACCACAACACCAAAAGATTAGTCTAATAGGTGAGAGAGTCCATTTACTCTATAAGCCCCACAATAGTTTCCCATACAACCTATGTGGGATAAAGTCCCATAACCTTGTAATGGCCTTAAATCTATTCCTTTATATTTAAACCCCCATAAGTTCCAACGTCATCGTTGCTCAAGGCTGGCTTAACTCAAGCCACCACTCTGAGTCGGCTTTGATACCATTGTTAAAGAATAGCCACTACTCTATTCTCAATTGTTTAATTTTGGAAATTCTCTATTCAAATGCATTATTTCACAAAATGGAAGACTACTACATTCAGATTGGATTTGACTAGATTATTCAGTATATTAGGCTAGAATGTTACTAGATGCAAGTccaaaatttttagaattgacTTTGTACTTTGCAAACACTAATCCAATCCGTTATTTTTCACCCATaattccaatctcatttttcaatttaaGAACTAAGACTTGTCCATCTAGTTTTTATGAACAAAATTTTTATCACTGTTAAATCAATATATTTATAACAGCAATTTAAccaaaattatgaaattaatcAGCTACACAAGCAGAATAATAATTGAAACACCACTCAGTCCCCATATCAACCCGTATGGCTGTATATTTATTCAGTTGTAAGGATTggaataaatgaaacaaaaacatACTCTGTAGCCATAAACCCATCAGCAAGTCCGCCAATAAATATGACTTGTTGCTTATAATCACCTGTTTTAAATGCAACCTgcacaataatattttataaataagcacataacatttaaaaagaaagaaaacaggTTTTCCCTATTAATGGAGTCAACAAGCTGGTCTCTGATCATGTCTAAAAATGTCATTATTGTTTGGGTTAAATAACTTTATCCAAACGGATTTGGGTATATTTCGGGCCTATTCTACTTCAAATTAGATAGGTCAGGGTTTTGATTAGTGTCAGATTAGGTTAATATCAAAGCAATTCATGTTTATATCAATAATTGGATTTTTCAGTACATGTGTTCAAATTTAGGACTTGAGAGAGCTTCAATCAATAGAAACATGGGTCAGTATAATCTTAATTTAAGAATAAGCaaataataaatgatcaatatcACATTCTTACAATCATAGTAATAAAATTTCGACTAGAGGTGCTTATTTTCTTCATGAAGTTGGGTTTCAGTTTTCACtagtaagttttgtttttatgttcgGGTCATTTTGACCAAATCACCCACCTCGAATCACCCATCATTCACTTCTATCAAAATTATGTATTTTCTACAAACTTAATTTCTTTATAACATTTTTAATTCCTCCCTAGTTCCATCCAAATCAATTGTGGCCTTCCTCCAAACTTTCCACTTGCTTTGCTAGGGTATCTTGTATTTGACGTTGCACATATCCAAAATCTAAACTAGTGCACATGATTCTCATATGAAGTTTCCCAACCCAAGTCTCAATTCTCAAATCTTGTAGTGTTCTTCCATCTAATTAAGTGTATTGTTAATATACTCACTTAATAGCTGAACCAAACAAAGTTAACTTTCATCCTAGAGATGTGCAATAAAGTTTCTCTCCATTCGAGCCGCCTATCCTAGCCTTATTCATGCAAGTCACATTCGGGTCTTTACATCCAAGTCTCTGAAAATTTCACTTACAACTCGTTGTTTCCCAGTATTGAATGGTGGGAGTGGCAAtgaaaatttagtgtaatttgGTAGGAAAATTTCTTCACAAGTTTAATGCTCATGCACTCATGTTTGTTtcacttcaatcatttcattttcttcccAAAATTTATTCTAATGCATTACGAGTTGAAGATGCGATACTAACTACTAAGTGATGTGAAAcattgtgaacaaaaaaactttttatgatcaaagttacCATGGAAATGACATGGTACATTTCATGAGGTCATTAAGGAACATCGATTACTTATAGGTAGCTCTTTGCACCCATTCACTCGGTTTTGTCCACCATATCCTTAACACTTGGGTTTCTATCATCTATCACAATGACACCAACTCAACAATAAGTATAACCATCAATTAAGTCTCATCAATGAGTGCATTAGAAGAAAACATCATATTCATATAGTAGGTATCTCATTCTAATAAGATCATTACAACTCATAAAGAGAAAGATTTATTGTTTAGTAAAAAACAACCATGATGCAGATTTGTCCATTACTCCTTGCCAATTGCCATGCCCTAAGGTTTGTTTAATTACTATAAAGTTTCCTTACTTGCATATTAATATATCATTCTatgtttaataaatattaatataaggTCGAACTCTTAACACGGAAAGCGTTATTATCTTCTGATATTCTAAAATGAAGTCGGAATCATGTCGATATCGAAATTCATTCTTAAATTAAGAGGTCTATAACTAATGAAATAATATAATCCACAACATGATGGAAAAATGCGGGTACCGGTCGCAATAATGGCCTAAACTATGAAATATCGCTTGAAATGGCTTGAAACGTGTTTTCAACACCTTTATGACGCAGCCAATACGATATGATGCGATCTTGTTTATGCTCTATTATCCACAATCCCTTAACAATTTCACATTATAATAGAACCTACACATCCTTCAAACCTCAAACCggatttatacaaaaaaaacaGCCATCATAATAGCCATAGATAAGAGTATAAGACGCTCTCGACTCCCAAATAAGAAACAATACACAAAAATGTTACTTATCAATTCTAGAAATCCATTTGAACCATCAATGCCACACGATTTGATACCTTTTATCCGCCTTACCTCCAATCACCCAAATCGAAATCTAATTTCCGCCAAACAAGACTCAATCCCATCTGAAAATCTAAGAAAATCAAAGACATACAAGTGTAGTCCTACCTTCATTTACAGTAAAATCAAAAATCCCCACATCTCCTTTTATAGTATAAACTCACATTCAACCATCAACTAAACTCACTCAGTACTCAGTACTATCAATATCAACTCTTTTTAAACCATCTAATCAAGTTCATTTTATGATCAATCAGACACATTCAAACACATTTAATCAATCATATAAATCCAATAAAATCTGATCCACAACAAGAAAAGCTCCAAACTATTAAAcccacaaaaattaataaaaaatgaaggAGTAAAACAatgagaaaatgaagaaaagaaCCTGGATAGACTTGGGACCATAACGAAAAAGGACACCCTGAAAGTGGTTCTTCTTGATAACAGGACCTAAAGAACCAGCGCTACCGGAAACAGTCGAGACAGAATGAGGGGCAGTTTTAGAGGGCAAATTCCTATCAGAACGGCCACGAACAATTCCAGAAAACCATGAAGTTGTAGATGAAGAAGATGCAGACGCAAATGCAGAAGAAGAAGAGGTAGATAGTGAAGATGGCGAAGACATGCTCATGGAAGATTTTCTTGGAGAAAGGAAACACACAGATTTGATCGGGTCGGGTAATTCACGTGATGGACACTGGGTCAGTGTTCATGGTGGTATAACGTGATCGATCATGGCTGCTTGGTATAGGAATAGTTGATGCAAAAAGATGAAAGTAGGAATACTATAATTCCAGAAATTGTAGTTGTTATTTGAAGATGAAAGGAAGGAAATTTTTGGAATAATTAGGTTTGTTTTGTCCGGTGAGATGAAATCAAAacttttgttgaagttgttattgGTAAAGCAACTCTCCAAGGAATGTGGATGAATCATTCATGCAATCTCGTATTCAGTGTATCCTGCCTATAGAAAATTATAATCTGGGTCAGCTAAGGCAAGAAAGATGGCAACCTATATTTATAATGAAAGGATGCGATCAAAGAGTTTCCCTGCTTTAAATTGTTCCTTAGAATGAAAGGTTCTTGCAACGAAAAGAAATGAGTGAACCTGAATCTGTTAGCTTACATATCACTATACAAGCTTAGAccttaaacataaaataagaaataaataaaatacatataaataaaataaaataattaggtAAAAAACAAGTATAGGAAAAATATGTAAAAGGCAAAGGTAAAAAACAAGAACACCAACCGGTAAACAAGAGTATTTCAGCAAGAACTTGGTCCGTCCCATCAAATTTATTTCATCAACAATCattgattaaataaaaaaatggatgGAGTCATATTTTAATGGAGAATGAGAGAAATATAGGAATAATAAATAGATAAGTTGTGTAGACGgtacttaaattaaaaatatgtgaATTATGACTACGAATAAAAATAGGGTAAATTTGATGGAGTgaagaagaaaatcaagaaaactTCATGAGAATAGTGAATAACTTGCAAGGGCCTAATGGGTGTGTGAACTTTTATTTACATTTAAAACACTAGTTAGATAATCGAATTTTTTCCGTCAAATAAGGTCTACATTTGAAAACGACGCTATGTTTGAGTTGTGGTCCAAAAAATTAAGTTGTATTCAAGCCATAATCCTAACGTagttctatttgttgttctctaaaagaattttttttattattgaacatAATTAACCTTAGTTAATctagtttatatatttttaatatctatggtctctatatattttttattaactttattttaatattttaataatgtttataatcCTCACATGTTTCATATTAActtgatttatatattttctaatgTTTATGCTCTTCATTTTTACTATATTGATTTTATTCATAATCATAACTCACACTGATTAATCATAATTGTGATCAAACGGATAGATTTAATGTCATCGAGTAATGcggatataaaaaaaaaaacaacaaaatatttgaaaaagtgAAAGAAGTAATAAGAAAATCTTTCTATCTAtcaactattactaaaacaaagcATTGACATCATCACTATTTAATATTGCTTACGTGTCACAATCTAAACAAAAAATTTCCCTCCAAAACtaaatgatgatgtcattgttattatgactaatatatatatatatatatatatatatatatatatatatatatatatatatatatatatatatatatatatatatatatatatatatatatatatttgactttattactttctaactatgactataatattatccatattgattaattttatactttttaggTTACATCATTTActgtattaaaaaattatactccctccgttcttttttatttgtctactttactttttcacgtatttaaaa
Proteins encoded in this region:
- the LOC130825703 gene encoding probable pectate lyase 18 — its product is MYLLIQMSAIIASFPVPSTMLTFYHMFLLSLFLSLLLSPPLSLATSNIILPHQHPDPEAVVHDVLRMVNVSLSRRQMLETTQSCSSGNPIDDCWRCDPHWASNRQRLADCSIGFGKAAMGGKGGQIYVVTDSSDSDPVNPKPGTLRYGVLQDEPLWIIFSGDMTIKLRYELIVSSYKTIDGRGANVHITGGGCITLQYVSNVIIHNIHIHNCYPAGNALIRSSPTHVGYRSRSDGDGMTIFGSSNIWIDHCSLSSCTDGLIDATVGSTAITISNSHFSHHNDVMLLGNSDGDVLDGGMQVTLAFNVFDEGVVQRMPRCRRGYVHVVNNDFRYWEIYVIGGSDNPTINSQGNRYIAPANPFIKEVTRRVETGDKDWAHWNWRTEGDIMMNGAFFVPSGDGLSARYAKASSTEPRSAASIDQLTMNAGVFGDPRDSASMPKGGGTSMSSTNPKTGGDADSSFFGMMFGNGSAPSSSRTSIVLAFFVVLLLCATTTYDNFLSLTLLFL
- the LOC130825933 gene encoding UPF0613 protein PB24D3.06c-like, whose product is MSMSSPSSLSTSSSSAFASASSSSTTSWFSGIVRGRSDRNLPSKTAPHSVSTVSGSAGSLGPVIKKNHFQGVLFRYGPKSIQVAFKTGDYKQQVIFIGGLADGFMATEYLEPLAIALDHEKWSLVQVLLSSSYKAYGTSSLEQDALELDQLISHLINKENSNGVVLLGHSTGCQDIVHYMRTNAACSRVVRAAILQAPVSDREYRATLPETAEMIDLASKMISEGKGSDLMPREANADAAITAYRFHSLCAYMGNDDMFSSDLNEHQLRTRLGHMSSIPCQVIYSMADEYVPEYVDKNALVERLCKALGGAEKVEIEYGNHSLSNRVEEAVQAIIDFVTRETPQGWDDPWS